One genomic segment of Paenibacillus xylanexedens includes these proteins:
- a CDS encoding class I SAM-dependent methyltransferase: protein MGFLSVLSCAHQWIASRLQPGDLAIDATVGTGADTLFLAQQVGRRGQVIGFDIQSEALTLAQARIRKQTDEAKLGSISMLQLSHDRMAEAVPESWLGAVGAVMFNLGYLPSESADSSIITETDSTIAALEAALALLRPRGIITVVLYPGHDGGAQEAAAVLEWSSALPVEQAQVVMYRQLQRETSPFLIGIEKK from the coding sequence ATGGGCTTTCTTTCGGTTCTCAGCTGTGCACATCAGTGGATTGCTTCCCGTCTGCAGCCAGGTGATCTGGCCATAGATGCAACGGTTGGTACAGGAGCAGACACACTATTTTTGGCACAACAAGTAGGCAGGCGTGGTCAAGTCATTGGATTCGATATTCAAAGTGAAGCCCTCACGCTGGCACAGGCCCGGATTCGAAAACAAACCGATGAAGCCAAGCTTGGCTCCATCTCCATGCTGCAACTAAGCCATGATCGAATGGCAGAAGCGGTTCCTGAGTCATGGCTTGGTGCGGTTGGTGCAGTTATGTTTAATCTGGGGTACCTGCCTTCAGAAAGTGCAGATTCCTCCATCATCACCGAGACTGACAGCACGATCGCTGCACTCGAGGCTGCACTCGCTTTATTACGCCCTCGCGGAATCATTACGGTTGTACTCTACCCCGGTCATGACGGAGGCGCACAGGAAGCGGCAGCCGTATTGGAATGGTCCTCTGCCCTGCCGGTGGAACAGGCACAGGTTGTGATGTATCGCCAATTGCAGCGAGAAACTTCTCCTTTTCTGATCGGAATCGAGAAAAAATAA
- a CDS encoding TIGR01212 family radical SAM protein (This family includes YhcC from E. coli K-12, an uncharacterized radical SAM protein.) — protein MNAPALQSPLLRGDKRFHTWNYEMRDQFNNKVFKVMLDAGFTCPNRDGSIAKGGCTFCSARGSGDFAGSRREDLVTQFNTIRDKQHLKWPTAHYIGYFQAYTNTYAPVEELREYFEEILEQPGVVGLSIATRPDCLPDDVVDYLAELNERTYLWVEMGLQTIHDSTSTLINRAHDTKCYEEAVEKLRKRNIRVCTHIIYGLPQETHEMMLETGRAVANMDVQGIKIHLLHLMRKTPMVKQYEAGLLRFLDQDEYIKLIVDTLEMLPPEMIVHRLTGDAPRDLLIGPMWSMNKWEVLNSIDRELRERDSWQGKYWRRA, from the coding sequence ATGAATGCACCTGCATTACAGTCCCCTCTCCTGCGGGGAGATAAACGATTCCATACCTGGAATTATGAGATGCGCGATCAATTTAACAATAAGGTTTTCAAAGTGATGCTGGATGCTGGATTCACCTGTCCCAACCGCGATGGTTCCATTGCCAAAGGTGGCTGCACCTTCTGCAGTGCGCGTGGGTCAGGCGATTTTGCTGGCAGCAGACGTGAAGATCTGGTCACCCAATTCAATACAATTCGAGATAAACAGCACCTCAAGTGGCCTACAGCCCATTATATTGGCTATTTCCAAGCCTATACGAATACGTATGCTCCGGTTGAGGAGCTGCGCGAATATTTTGAAGAAATTCTTGAGCAACCCGGTGTTGTTGGTTTGTCCATCGCCACTCGCCCGGATTGTTTGCCAGATGACGTTGTTGATTATTTGGCTGAACTGAACGAACGCACCTATCTGTGGGTTGAGATGGGCCTTCAAACGATCCATGATTCCACATCAACATTGATTAATCGCGCGCACGACACGAAGTGTTACGAAGAAGCGGTTGAGAAACTGCGAAAACGGAATATACGAGTGTGTACACATATCATATATGGTCTGCCTCAAGAGACACATGAGATGATGCTGGAGACTGGACGGGCAGTTGCCAATATGGATGTACAGGGAATCAAGATTCACCTGCTGCATCTGATGCGCAAAACACCAATGGTGAAGCAATACGAAGCTGGTCTTTTACGTTTTCTGGATCAGGACGAGTACATCAAACTGATCGTAGATACACTGGAGATGCTTCCACCGGAAATGATCGTGCACCGTCTTACAGGTGACGCACCGCGTGATCTGCTGATTGGACCGATGTGGTCCATGAACAAATGGGAAGTGTTGAACTCCATTGATCGTGAGCTGCGAGAGCGGGATTCATGGCAAGGTAAGTATTGGAGGCGAGCATAG
- the trmB gene encoding tRNA (guanosine(46)-N7)-methyltransferase TrmB codes for MRLRGRKGIRENLEQQVDLVVLDPKQHKGKWSELFGNDHPIFVEFGMGKGQFISQMSYKYPEFNFIGIDMYDELVRRASEKARNAWSQSDVETPPNLKLALANIEQIEEVFEPEELERIYLNFSDPWPKAKHARRRLTHPRFLKKYTELLNPKGQIHFKTDSETLFDFSLNAIADFGLQMTNISLNLHRDGLNEEHVMTEYEQKFMGKGMNIHRVEVIVGEEALREYQQTRLDKYKVREASDESGEDQEQE; via the coding sequence ATGCGTTTACGTGGCAGAAAAGGGATAAGAGAAAATCTGGAGCAACAAGTTGATCTTGTTGTACTGGACCCTAAGCAACATAAAGGAAAATGGTCTGAACTGTTTGGCAATGATCACCCGATCTTCGTGGAATTTGGTATGGGTAAAGGTCAATTTATCAGCCAAATGAGTTATAAATATCCGGAATTTAATTTCATCGGTATTGATATGTATGATGAACTGGTGCGTCGTGCCAGTGAGAAAGCTCGTAATGCGTGGAGTCAGTCTGATGTGGAGACACCCCCTAACCTGAAGCTGGCGCTGGCGAATATCGAACAGATCGAAGAAGTTTTTGAACCGGAAGAACTGGAGCGTATTTATTTGAACTTCAGCGATCCTTGGCCAAAAGCAAAGCATGCACGTCGTCGTTTGACGCACCCGCGCTTCCTGAAGAAATACACGGAATTGCTTAATCCCAAAGGTCAGATTCATTTCAAAACCGATTCGGAAACGCTGTTTGATTTCTCACTCAACGCCATTGCCGACTTCGGCCTGCAAATGACCAATATTTCTTTGAATCTGCATCGTGATGGTTTGAATGAAGAACATGTGATGACGGAGTACGAGCAGAAATTCATGGGTAAAGGTATGAACATTCACCGGGTTGAAGTGATTGTGGGTGAAGAGGCCCTGCGTGAGTATCAGCAGACACGTCTGGACAAGTATAAAGTTCGTGAAGCTTCTGATGAGTCTGGTGAAGATCAGGAACAGGAATAA
- a CDS encoding AraC family transcriptional regulator, translated as MRKRSEDSQQVFTRILIGIIISTVATLLVASSILYVNYNRIALRQVYRTDMNSLTQTSREVAKMTETAKSLSYQIYQDYTISSLLLYSKPNIYEITSAMEQLDNYRMSLPFIESIYVYNSKSNEFFISSDVRNGQQSISEIDDQGIKSILQNFHDYKPFVPIPRTYQVGSTEATEVNSYTYLCYDTINDNAKLNYAVIVNIKDDWLSPNMNAVDQPGKTFIVDEKGDLLSDFGDRALMKNLSSEAFMKPIMQDTEQSAYFTEKVDGEKSLITYTAPDDLGWRYVRITPYDLITSDIRSMRTHTVLFCVGLLFAGLLLSYLVSRKLYHPIDKVLVRLRVMEAERRGSLHLLRQDFLRGALQGRETVTGGMLEERMKFYGSSIDVQRASRLVLLRIDHFTEFSETYRDETQLVKYAMMNICTETADLHYNAEAVDMGGDLITLIFNEKAESHELGQPAHNRIEELLRMMQAAVMTHLKCSISCTIGTEEDSLEDSIASYTRSAEASLHRLFMGPGCLIYTSDIMAYHAKEYAFPAGKERQLVDYLMTGKTEEAKHVYADIVGETAAYPFTVFQLALSHLTMTLNHVRNTLKKNNQLTLDSVSDGLMLPVKDAEDISEVHEHFYRMFDELGSKVEEKRTLKHEELIRKINGIIERDYADPNLCLTSIADELGMSPIYVSRLYKQLTLKGLTDVINETRIAKAQHLLVETENSVADIAERTGFTNSSYFYRMFKKFNGVTPNDYRRKEFHSENF; from the coding sequence ATGCGTAAACGTTCAGAGGACAGTCAGCAGGTCTTCACACGGATTCTGATCGGCATTATTATCAGTACCGTCGCTACCTTACTTGTGGCTTCTTCTATTTTGTACGTCAACTATAATCGAATTGCTCTTCGCCAGGTGTATCGTACAGATATGAACAGTCTTACTCAAACCAGCCGTGAAGTGGCCAAAATGACCGAGACTGCAAAATCATTGTCATATCAGATTTATCAGGACTACACCATCTCTTCATTACTGCTTTATTCCAAACCAAATATCTATGAAATCACATCGGCGATGGAGCAGCTCGACAACTACCGTATGTCCCTTCCCTTTATTGAATCCATCTATGTATATAACTCCAAAAGTAATGAATTCTTTATCAGTTCCGACGTGCGCAATGGGCAGCAGTCCATCTCGGAGATCGACGATCAGGGGATTAAAAGTATCCTCCAGAACTTCCATGACTATAAACCTTTTGTTCCCATCCCGCGTACATATCAGGTCGGTTCTACCGAAGCGACAGAGGTTAACAGCTACACCTATCTCTGTTATGACACGATCAATGACAATGCCAAACTAAACTACGCTGTCATCGTTAATATCAAGGATGATTGGCTCAGTCCCAATATGAATGCTGTGGATCAACCAGGCAAAACCTTTATCGTGGATGAGAAGGGAGACCTTTTATCCGACTTTGGCGACCGTGCATTGATGAAAAATCTCTCCAGCGAAGCTTTTATGAAGCCAATTATGCAGGATACGGAGCAGTCAGCTTACTTTACCGAGAAGGTCGACGGAGAAAAATCTCTCATCACCTATACCGCTCCCGATGACCTGGGTTGGCGTTATGTGAGAATAACACCTTATGATCTGATTACCTCAGATATACGGAGTATGCGCACACATACCGTTCTGTTTTGTGTTGGACTTCTCTTCGCAGGGTTACTGCTCTCTTACCTTGTGTCCCGAAAACTATATCATCCTATTGATAAGGTGCTTGTTCGTTTACGTGTGATGGAAGCAGAGCGACGTGGCAGTCTTCATTTGTTACGGCAGGATTTTCTACGAGGGGCCCTACAGGGCCGCGAAACAGTAACTGGAGGTATGCTGGAAGAACGGATGAAGTTCTATGGTTCCTCCATTGATGTTCAGCGTGCATCCAGACTGGTATTGCTGCGTATTGACCACTTTACCGAATTTAGCGAAACGTATCGTGATGAGACCCAGCTTGTAAAATACGCCATGATGAACATCTGCACCGAGACAGCCGATCTCCACTACAATGCGGAAGCTGTGGACATGGGTGGTGATCTGATCACACTCATCTTCAATGAAAAAGCGGAAAGCCATGAACTTGGGCAACCTGCTCATAACCGGATCGAAGAGCTGCTACGTATGATGCAGGCAGCTGTAATGACCCATTTGAAATGCTCCATCTCCTGTACGATCGGCACGGAAGAAGATTCATTGGAAGACAGTATTGCATCCTACACCAGATCAGCCGAAGCTTCACTGCATCGTTTGTTCATGGGACCGGGCTGTCTGATCTATACCTCTGACATCATGGCTTATCACGCCAAGGAGTACGCATTCCCAGCAGGTAAGGAAAGACAACTTGTCGATTATCTAATGACAGGCAAGACGGAAGAAGCCAAACACGTCTATGCAGACATCGTCGGCGAGACAGCCGCATATCCATTTACCGTCTTCCAGCTAGCTTTATCCCATCTGACGATGACACTGAACCATGTACGAAATACCCTCAAGAAGAATAATCAACTCACGCTTGATTCAGTCTCGGATGGTCTGATGCTGCCTGTCAAAGACGCGGAAGACATCAGTGAAGTACATGAACACTTCTATCGGATGTTTGATGAGCTTGGTTCCAAAGTCGAGGAGAAACGTACACTGAAGCACGAAGAGTTAATTCGTAAAATCAATGGCATTATTGAGCGGGACTATGCGGACCCCAATCTATGTCTAACTTCTATCGCAGATGAGTTGGGCATGTCGCCCATCTATGTAAGCAGGCTATACAAACAGCTCACCCTGAAAGGGCTCACGGACGTAATTAACGAAACCCGCATAGCCAAGGCCCAGCATCTGCTGGTGGAGACAGAAAACTCCGTTGCCGACATTGCCGAGAGGACCGGATTCACCAACAGTTCATACTTCTATCGCATGTTCAAAAAGTTCAATGGGGTTACACCAAACGATTATCGCCGCAAAGAATTTCATTCAGAAAACTTTTGA
- a CDS encoding ABC transporter permease, with amino-acid sequence MLKELNKNKIMFLMLLPTLIFFLINSYFPMVGIYYAFTRYDFEGGLFGSPFVGLENFKFLWQSGMLLKLTTNTVGYNLAFIILGNGLAIFCAIMLSEIRGRLFKKITQSVMFLPYFISFVLLSVIAYNMFNYESGFVNTVLKRFEAGPVDIYNTPWIWVFLIIIFYLWKNLGYSMVIYLAAITGISDEYYEAARIDGANIFQRIWYITVPMLKPTFVILLLFSLGSIMKGQFDLFYQLIGNNGVLYNATDIIDTYVYRSLKVTFDIGMATAAGLYQSLFGFILIMTVNYIIRKVNEDYALF; translated from the coding sequence ATGCTCAAAGAATTGAACAAAAACAAAATCATGTTTCTGATGCTGTTGCCCACGCTGATCTTTTTTCTGATTAACTCGTATTTTCCGATGGTCGGCATCTATTATGCGTTCACCCGGTATGATTTTGAAGGCGGATTATTTGGCAGTCCATTTGTCGGTCTGGAGAACTTTAAGTTCCTATGGCAATCCGGAATGTTGCTCAAGCTCACAACCAATACCGTGGGTTACAATCTCGCCTTCATTATATTAGGAAACGGTCTGGCGATCTTCTGTGCGATCATGCTTAGCGAGATCCGGGGCAGGTTATTCAAAAAAATTACGCAATCCGTCATGTTCTTGCCGTATTTCATCTCATTTGTACTATTAAGTGTAATCGCTTACAACATGTTTAACTACGAGTCGGGTTTTGTGAACACGGTGCTCAAACGTTTTGAGGCCGGCCCGGTCGACATTTATAACACACCCTGGATCTGGGTATTCCTGATCATCATCTTTTACCTATGGAAAAATCTTGGATACAGCATGGTCATCTATCTGGCCGCCATAACGGGTATCAGTGATGAGTATTATGAGGCTGCCCGAATCGACGGGGCCAATATATTTCAGCGGATCTGGTACATTACAGTACCGATGCTGAAGCCAACCTTTGTCATCCTGCTGTTGTTCTCACTCGGCAGCATTATGAAGGGGCAGTTTGACCTGTTCTATCAACTGATCGGCAACAACGGGGTGTTGTACAACGCTACAGATATTATTGATACGTATGTGTATCGTTCACTGAAAGTAACGTTTGATATCGGGATGGCAACGGCAGCTGGTCTGTATCAGTCCTTGTTTGGATTCATTTTGATCATGACCGTCAACTATATTATCCGCAAAGTAAATGAGGACTACGCCTTGTTCTAG
- a CDS encoding carbohydrate ABC transporter permease — protein sequence MFQLISYSFIIILSIMCLLPFLLILSGSFSSNESIVRDGYHLFPTDFSLEGYKMVFTFPTKVLKAYGVTVFTTVVGTTLGLFLITMAGFVLQRKDFKYRNTFSFFIYFTTLFGGGLVPWYIMLANYFNLTDTYTVLIFPGLMTPFLIILMKNFIRSAVPDELIESAKIDGANDFRIYFSIVLKLAMPGIATVGLFLALGYWNDWFTSSLFINNPDMYQLQFYLYNTMNTITFIDQMAIGTGITLSQDVPTESTKMAMAIVVTGPILFLYPFVQRYFVKGLTIGAVKG from the coding sequence ATGTTTCAACTGATTTCCTACAGCTTCATCATCATTTTATCAATCATGTGCTTGCTACCGTTTCTGCTGATTTTATCCGGTTCATTCAGCAGCAACGAGTCCATTGTGAGGGATGGTTATCACCTCTTTCCAACGGACTTTTCCCTGGAAGGTTACAAAATGGTTTTTACATTCCCTACAAAGGTACTCAAGGCTTATGGGGTAACGGTCTTTACAACGGTGGTGGGGACTACGCTTGGGCTGTTCCTCATCACGATGGCCGGATTTGTGCTCCAGCGTAAGGATTTTAAATATCGGAACACGTTCTCGTTTTTTATCTACTTCACAACCCTGTTTGGTGGGGGACTTGTGCCTTGGTACATTATGTTGGCGAACTACTTCAATCTCACAGATACGTACACCGTACTGATTTTCCCGGGGTTGATGACGCCATTCCTCATTATCCTGATGAAAAACTTCATTCGCTCGGCAGTGCCGGATGAATTGATTGAGTCCGCCAAAATTGATGGAGCGAATGACTTCCGCATCTATTTCAGCATTGTGTTGAAACTGGCGATGCCTGGTATCGCCACCGTAGGTCTGTTCTTGGCACTCGGTTACTGGAATGACTGGTTTACCTCATCCCTCTTCATTAACAACCCGGATATGTACCAACTGCAATTTTATCTCTACAACACGATGAACACGATCACATTCATTGACCAGATGGCGATTGGCACAGGGATCACACTCAGTCAGGATGTGCCTACCGAATCAACCAAGATGGCAATGGCCATCGTTGTAACGGGACCGATTTTGTTCCTGTATCCGTTTGTACAACGTTATTTTGTTAAAGGACTCACCATTGGTGCAGTGAAAGGTTAG
- a CDS encoding ABC transporter substrate-binding protein: MHMRNKTIRHLSLVLALMLFAGVLAACNNGSGGSTQGSEQGGTSENKGEKVTLQFYMLGDAPKDLPVIESEINKLAEADLNVNVKFNYTSWTDWDQKYKLLLSSGQPIDLIFTADWTFYQSYAKKGAFLPLDEMLPTAAPALKAHVPDDMWNAVKINDKIYTVPSTWIEYVTEGIAYREDLREKYNLPKPESLETLEAYLEGIKANEPNMIPIADSNANHTHGIRQLTSKLVNTAGQLPYGLDIMYDSPSTVTSYWGSAQHLEDLKTYKRWMDKGFFPKNVLNVKDTSNSLLQNGKAAVVLSGENPNKFNADVIKVQSTHPDWKLAYFPYPNAKGFAQPVHPIHNGFAIPRSSKNPEKALAFYEKLVTDKRYNWLTEYGVEGKNFEVDNGYYKMVGDAQTNGFPREGMNGWAWRNPEFMLYDKTFDDVLTMFEDLDKIKKPDIYTGFAEDWTPYQAEKAALEQVEKQYLYPLNVGLVADVEAGLNTFMEKAKQAGLEKIQAEYTKQWQEYLKSTGIQ; this comes from the coding sequence ATGCATATGCGTAACAAAACAATTCGGCACCTGTCTCTGGTACTTGCCCTGATGTTGTTCGCCGGGGTACTTGCCGCATGTAATAACGGTTCGGGGGGATCGACGCAAGGAAGCGAGCAGGGAGGAACATCCGAGAACAAAGGCGAGAAAGTCACGCTTCAATTTTACATGCTTGGGGATGCTCCGAAAGATCTACCTGTTATTGAATCCGAGATCAATAAGCTGGCGGAGGCTGATCTGAACGTCAATGTGAAATTCAACTACACCTCATGGACCGACTGGGATCAAAAATATAAACTGTTGCTGTCTTCCGGGCAGCCGATCGATCTGATCTTCACAGCGGATTGGACATTCTACCAGTCCTATGCCAAGAAGGGTGCGTTCCTGCCACTGGATGAAATGCTGCCTACAGCAGCGCCGGCGCTGAAAGCTCATGTACCTGATGACATGTGGAATGCTGTCAAAATCAATGACAAAATCTATACTGTTCCATCAACTTGGATTGAGTATGTAACCGAGGGGATTGCGTACCGTGAGGACTTGCGCGAGAAGTACAATCTTCCGAAACCGGAATCCTTGGAGACGCTCGAAGCATATCTGGAGGGCATCAAAGCCAACGAACCCAATATGATTCCGATTGCCGATAGCAATGCCAACCATACCCATGGTATTCGTCAATTAACATCCAAGCTGGTTAATACAGCAGGTCAACTTCCATATGGACTGGATATTATGTATGACTCACCATCGACCGTGACGTCCTACTGGGGATCCGCGCAACACCTGGAAGACCTGAAAACATACAAACGCTGGATGGATAAAGGCTTTTTCCCGAAAAACGTACTGAATGTAAAGGATACTTCCAACTCATTGCTGCAAAATGGAAAAGCGGCTGTTGTTCTGTCCGGGGAGAACCCGAACAAATTTAATGCAGATGTCATCAAGGTGCAGTCTACTCATCCAGATTGGAAACTGGCTTATTTCCCGTACCCGAATGCGAAAGGGTTTGCACAACCGGTTCACCCGATCCACAATGGTTTTGCGATTCCGCGTAGCAGTAAAAACCCGGAAAAAGCATTGGCATTTTATGAGAAACTGGTGACAGACAAACGATATAACTGGTTGACTGAATACGGCGTTGAAGGCAAAAACTTCGAGGTAGATAATGGATACTACAAGATGGTAGGCGATGCACAAACAAATGGCTTCCCGCGTGAGGGCATGAATGGTTGGGCATGGCGTAACCCAGAATTCATGCTCTATGACAAAACCTTTGATGACGTGCTGACCATGTTTGAAGATCTCGACAAAATCAAGAAGCCGGATATTTATACCGGATTTGCTGAAGACTGGACACCGTACCAAGCCGAGAAGGCTGCATTGGAACAAGTAGAAAAACAATATCTGTATCCGCTTAATGTAGGTTTGGTGGCAGACGTAGAGGCTGGATTGAACACATTTATGGAGAAGGCTAAACAAGCAGGGTTGGAAAAAATTCAGGCAGAATACACCAAGCAGTGGCAGGAGTACTTGAAGTCAACAGGCATTCAATAG
- a CDS encoding MGDG synthase family glycosyltransferase yields MEKKRVLLLSEGFGTGHTQAAYALSSNLRKLSPDVQTKVLELGSFLNPKVAPLIITAYKKTVTNQPKLFGYVYRHQYKKSLNRLTTLALHKLFYTHTRSVVRQLRPDAIVCTHPIPSAVISRLKRLGVQVPLCTVITDYDAHGTWINREVDLYLVSSDEVKSKLMLRGVPADNIRVTGIPVHPNFWEHPGREEIRSRFNLKNMPTVLVMGGGWGMLSDKLVHPLLTRWHEDIQIIFCLGRNDKTRISMEQNPMYRKENIHIMGYTNEVDKLMEVSDLLITKPGGMTCSEGLAKGIPMLFHNPIPGQEEENVHYFTARGLGEPITSPDVVVKWMNKLLHHYPDVVRKRKRHLAEIAKVHPMQSAQSIIDLLEDVRPSSVEEARL; encoded by the coding sequence GTGGAGAAAAAAAGAGTATTACTATTATCTGAAGGCTTTGGTACGGGTCATACTCAAGCCGCCTATGCACTGTCCAGCAATTTGCGAAAGCTCTCGCCAGACGTGCAGACAAAAGTGCTTGAACTGGGAAGTTTCTTAAATCCAAAGGTTGCACCTCTGATTATAACAGCATACAAAAAAACGGTTACCAACCAACCCAAACTTTTCGGATACGTATACAGACACCAATATAAAAAATCATTGAACAGGCTGACAACACTGGCGCTGCATAAGCTGTTCTATACACATACACGCAGCGTTGTGCGCCAGTTACGTCCCGATGCGATCGTCTGTACACATCCGATTCCAAGTGCTGTCATATCCAGACTGAAGCGTCTGGGTGTACAGGTTCCTCTATGCACAGTCATCACCGACTATGATGCACATGGGACGTGGATTAACCGCGAAGTAGACCTTTATCTAGTTTCTTCAGATGAGGTTAAGTCCAAACTAATGCTACGAGGCGTACCTGCAGACAACATTCGAGTCACGGGCATTCCGGTGCATCCAAATTTCTGGGAGCATCCCGGGCGAGAAGAGATCCGAAGCAGATTTAACCTCAAGAACATGCCTACTGTACTGGTGATGGGCGGCGGTTGGGGAATGCTCAGCGACAAGCTGGTCCATCCGCTGCTGACACGCTGGCATGAAGATATTCAAATCATTTTTTGTCTCGGTCGCAACGATAAAACACGGATCAGCATGGAACAGAACCCCATGTATCGCAAAGAAAACATTCACATTATGGGATACACCAACGAAGTGGACAAATTAATGGAAGTATCCGACCTTCTGATTACCAAACCTGGGGGAATGACATGCAGTGAAGGCTTGGCCAAAGGAATTCCCATGTTGTTCCACAACCCTATACCTGGTCAGGAAGAAGAAAACGTCCATTATTTTACGGCAAGAGGGTTGGGAGAACCCATAACTTCGCCCGACGTAGTGGTTAAATGGATGAACAAGCTGTTGCATCACTACCCGGATGTTGTACGTAAACGCAAACGTCATCTGGCGGAAATCGCCAAGGTTCATCCAATGCAGAGCGCTCAAAGTATTATCGATCTGCTTGAGGACGTTCGTCCTTCATCCGTAGAAGAGGCCCGTTTATGA